A window of Argopecten irradians isolate NY chromosome 1, Ai_NY, whole genome shotgun sequence contains these coding sequences:
- the LOC138316666 gene encoding protein dissatisfaction-like — MDLGREKGSVCTCHPVSYSSNTLERLLVHGPEAYNSFYNTQRQPSTCNKAAMDNLSHVGHNNRHNTLQSVLLGQVPAEYSHLASSQNSMRDMLSPNVPHQRITTNNVSTLRIPSYHDNSLPSSSPRHIPSPHVMTSSPHSPSPRHISSSPHCRLSPAHMTPPRHMSSPSEYTSSAHMNSPRHVSSPSRQHVPSPFSTSSACSPYNTSESCQEEPIDLSCKGSSTEDSDSVMSESPKSDAGSSLLRNLLCIGKNLDIDEQCPNNSMELDSATTAISSNTRVTLAKKNMLPVSSRVSDWLVKIVQFSKSIPEFQNLSHNDKVTLILNSWTRLLLLYMSESNFQFAVTPTHSGGAPEEEAPTTTPTPDTPTMKSVESVQNFVKKCQNMNLDQKEYAFLRMAVLFNAGYVGLDRPGMVDQLNSLIQQLLQEHVRLVRPTDVMHYSRLLLLLPALYGINCKMIENLFCGHINGNMDMEVLLKEMIQNL, encoded by the exons ATGGACCTTGGCCGAGAGAAGGGTTCTGTCTGTACCTGTCATCCGGTGTCCTACAGCAGTAACACACTAGAACGACTTCTCGTACATGGACCGGAGGCTTACAATTCATTTTACAACACCCAAAGACAACCATCGACCTGCAATAAGGCCGCTATGGACAATTTAAGTCACGTGGGGCACAACAATAGACACAACACTCTTCAGAGTGTCTTGTTGGGCCAGGTGCCTGCCGAATATTCTCATCTGGCTTCCAGTCAAAATTCCATGAGAGATATGCTTTCTCCAAATGTACCTCATCAACGCATTACAACAAACAACGTCTCAACTTTAAGGATTCCAAGTTACCATGACAACTCTTTGCCATCTTCATCTCCGCGTCATATTCCGTCTCCACATGTCATGACGTCATCACCTCACTCTCCATCACCGCGTCACATTTCTTCATCGCCACATTGTCGGCTATCTCCGGCGCACATGACACCACCAAGACACATGTCTTCACCGTCTGAATACACGTCCTCAGCACACATGAATTCACCAAGACATGTGTCTTCACCTTCACGACAACACGTCCCATCACCATTTTCAACCAGCTCCGCATGTTCACCCTACAACACATCCGAATCTTGCCAAGAAGAACCTATCGACCTGTCGTGTAAAGGGTCAAGCACAGAAGACAGTGATAGTGTTATGTCAGAATCTCCTAAGTCGGATGCTGGTTCATCCCTGTTAAGGAACCTCCTTTGCATTGGCAAGAACTTAGACATAGACGAACAGTGCCCAAATAACAGTATGGAACTTGATTCTGCTACAACTGCCATCTCGAGCAATACAAGAGTAACACTAGCCAAGAAAAACATGCTACCAGTCAGTTCAAGAGTCTCAGATTGGTTAGTGAAAATTGTACAATTCTCAAAGTCCATTCCTGAATTTCAGAATTTATCTCATAATGACAAGGTCACCCTGATTCTGAATTCCTGGACCAGATTGCTCTTACTTTACATGTCAGAGAGCAACTTCCAATTCGCGGTCACCCCGACACACAGCGGTGGAGCACCTGAGGAAGAGGCCCCCACGACTACCCCAACCCCCGACACACCTACAATGAAGTCGGTGGAGAGTGTGCAGAACTTTGTAAAGAAGTGTCAGAATATGAACCTTGACCAGAAAGAATATGCATTCCTTAGAATGGCCGTCCTTTTCAATGCAG GTTACGTTGGATTGGACAGACCGGGTATGGTTGACCAATTGAATTCCTTGATACAGCAGCTTTTGCAAGAACACGTCCGATTGGTCCGACCGACTGACGTCATGCATTATTCCCGGTTATTGTTGCTACTGCCTGCCTTGTATGGGATAAACTGTAAAATGATTGAAAACCTCTTCTGTGGACATATCAACGGCAATATGGACATGGAAGTGTTGTTGAAAGAAATGATTCAAAATCTGTAA